A section of the Streptomyces sp. Je 1-369 genome encodes:
- a CDS encoding DUF779 domain-containing protein: MDRHETKDTGNDSPRVQLTPAAALLLRKLREVHGPLMFHQSGGCCDGSAPMCYPDGEFRTGQSDVHLASLTVEGVAEPVAFWMSKSQYELWSHTRLIVDVVPGRGSGFSLEAPEGVRFLIRSRLVGT, encoded by the coding sequence ATGGACCGTCATGAGACGAAGGACACCGGGAACGACTCCCCTCGTGTGCAGCTCACGCCCGCCGCCGCCCTGCTCCTGCGGAAGTTGCGGGAGGTGCACGGGCCGCTGATGTTCCATCAGTCCGGCGGCTGCTGCGACGGCAGCGCCCCCATGTGCTACCCGGACGGCGAGTTCCGTACCGGCCAATCCGACGTCCACCTCGCGTCGCTGACGGTCGAAGGGGTGGCCGAGCCCGTAGCGTTCTGGATGTCGAAGAGCCAGTACGAGCTGTGGAGCCACACCCGGCTGATCGTGGACGTCGTGCCGGGGCGCGGCAGCGGCTTCTCGCTGGAGGCCCCGGAAGGCGTACGTTTCCTGATCCGTTCCCGGCTGGTCGGGACGTAG
- a CDS encoding L,D-transpeptidase: MRWLLPAIAALSLAVPASYAAPPGPAQGPACRSGTAPYQRELERELRLPVDGRQSAADCAAIRRLQQRLGVRPAEGRATLRTYRFLVADKVRRSPAQRRACPVKPYRITCVDLTRQILWAQSGRGLVFDPVPVRSGRDGLETRRGWQRIYWKHRDHYSTIYRVPMPYAQFFNGGQALHGTRSDLFSSGSGGCVNLAVGDARRLYDLLQKGDRIYLWGTKPGTGG; encoded by the coding sequence ATGCGTTGGCTCCTCCCGGCGATCGCCGCCCTGTCGTTGGCCGTCCCCGCGTCGTACGCGGCGCCTCCCGGACCCGCCCAGGGTCCCGCGTGCCGCTCCGGCACCGCCCCCTACCAGCGCGAACTGGAGCGGGAGCTGCGGCTGCCCGTCGACGGACGGCAGTCCGCCGCCGACTGCGCGGCCATCCGGCGGCTCCAGCAGCGCCTCGGTGTCCGCCCCGCGGAAGGCAGGGCCACCCTGCGGACGTACCGCTTCCTCGTCGCGGACAAGGTCCGGCGCAGCCCCGCGCAGCGGCGGGCCTGCCCCGTGAAGCCGTACCGGATCACCTGCGTGGACCTGACCCGGCAGATCCTGTGGGCGCAGAGCGGACGCGGGCTGGTCTTCGACCCGGTGCCGGTGCGCAGCGGCCGCGACGGCCTGGAGACCCGCCGCGGCTGGCAGCGGATCTACTGGAAGCACCGCGACCACTACTCGACGATCTACCGCGTCCCCATGCCGTACGCGCAGTTCTTCAACGGCGGACAGGCCCTGCACGGCACCCGCTCGGACCTCTTCTCGTCCGGCTCGGGCGGCTGCGTCAACCTGGCCGTCGGTGACGCCCGGCGCCTCTACGACCTGCTCCAGAAGGGCGACCGGATCTACCTCTGGGGAACGAAGCCGGGCACGGGCGGCTGA
- a CDS encoding choice-of-anchor A family protein — translation MTFPSLVRTGTRYLCLLGIVAGTSLSAVPVAEAAAKPLPGGLGPCVPGNCPDGDYPPTNNGGIKYRDNGINIYVGGDFLVREKAAEAEGRVVVLGDFDQDKAAGASSIYNVGEAGVGSRVAPPKGADWLTAGGSVTVAGGERLLAEDGVVRYAKDADGTILATKRKDRDAAEPYIPLRDELTAASQCYAHPDGGTRTPTGTATHAGGETLFRGDNTSMLQVFNVDFDLMGGSGGQEGIRFEGIPDGATILVNILGTKRTINTYSGTIDDSSQLNKLRSRLLWNFPDATSVEVKGTGQFQGSVLVGNQGSTTTVSVPGMNGRFFTTGSLTHTSSASGGGGQEFHNYPFLGDLPDCATAPATGEVKVVKTDDDGGKPLKGAEFELWRESNGDDGLQTGGDDPDTKVGDPCVTEAQGECARTVPLGTYYWRETKAPKGYERPDPNVFGPVELTEANASEGVSVPATNRKKDEPSVKEGLVSVVKKDQDTGKPLPGAVFQLWHETNGEPGLQRGGADPDTAKGSPCTTNSSGACRRTVTAGTYYWVETKAPDGYDLPDPAAFGPLTLTESDVALGASVEALNRKERQPDVHGSLTVVKKDKKTGRPLPGAVFQLWRESNGTPGLQTSGARRDTLADRGCATDGRGRCAFQGLTPGSYYLRETAVPDGYVMPAKKVSGPHKVTKPAKDVTVTLTNQRGGGKKGK, via the coding sequence GTGACCTTTCCTTCCCTCGTCCGGACCGGGACGAGGTATCTCTGCCTCCTCGGCATCGTGGCGGGGACGAGCCTGTCGGCCGTGCCTGTCGCCGAGGCCGCCGCGAAGCCCCTGCCCGGCGGCCTCGGTCCGTGCGTGCCGGGCAACTGCCCCGACGGCGACTACCCGCCGACCAACAACGGGGGGATCAAGTACCGCGACAACGGCATCAACATCTACGTGGGCGGGGACTTCCTCGTCCGCGAGAAGGCCGCGGAAGCCGAAGGGCGCGTCGTCGTCCTCGGCGACTTCGACCAGGACAAGGCGGCCGGCGCCAGCAGCATCTACAACGTCGGCGAGGCCGGCGTCGGCTCCCGGGTGGCGCCGCCCAAGGGCGCCGACTGGCTCACCGCGGGCGGCAGCGTCACCGTCGCCGGCGGAGAGCGGCTCCTCGCCGAGGACGGTGTCGTGCGGTACGCCAAGGACGCCGACGGCACGATCCTCGCCACGAAGCGCAAGGACCGTGACGCCGCCGAGCCGTACATCCCGCTGCGCGACGAGCTGACCGCCGCCAGCCAGTGCTACGCGCACCCCGACGGCGGCACACGCACCCCCACCGGAACGGCCACCCACGCGGGCGGCGAGACCCTGTTCCGCGGCGACAACACCTCCATGCTCCAGGTCTTCAACGTCGACTTCGACCTGATGGGCGGCAGCGGCGGCCAGGAGGGCATCCGTTTCGAGGGCATCCCGGACGGCGCCACGATCCTGGTCAACATCCTCGGCACCAAGCGCACCATCAACACGTACAGCGGCACCATCGACGACAGCAGCCAGCTCAACAAGTTGCGCAGCCGCCTGCTGTGGAACTTCCCCGACGCCACCTCGGTGGAGGTCAAGGGCACCGGGCAGTTCCAGGGCAGCGTCCTGGTCGGCAACCAGGGCTCGACGACCACGGTCAGCGTGCCGGGCATGAACGGCCGCTTCTTCACCACGGGCTCGCTCACCCACACCAGCTCGGCGTCGGGCGGCGGCGGCCAGGAGTTCCACAACTACCCCTTCCTCGGCGACCTGCCCGACTGCGCCACCGCGCCCGCCACCGGCGAGGTCAAGGTCGTCAAGACCGACGACGACGGCGGCAAGCCCCTCAAGGGCGCCGAGTTCGAACTGTGGCGCGAGTCCAACGGCGACGACGGCCTGCAGACCGGCGGCGACGACCCGGACACGAAGGTCGGCGACCCCTGCGTCACCGAGGCGCAGGGCGAGTGCGCGCGGACCGTGCCGCTCGGCACGTACTACTGGCGCGAGACCAAGGCGCCGAAGGGGTACGAGCGACCCGACCCGAACGTCTTCGGACCGGTGGAGCTGACCGAGGCGAACGCCTCCGAGGGCGTCTCCGTCCCGGCCACGAACAGGAAGAAGGACGAACCGTCCGTCAAGGAGGGCCTGGTCTCCGTCGTCAAGAAGGACCAGGACACGGGGAAGCCGCTGCCCGGCGCCGTCTTCCAGCTCTGGCACGAGACGAACGGCGAACCCGGCCTCCAGCGCGGCGGCGCGGACCCGGACACCGCCAAGGGATCGCCCTGCACGACGAACTCGTCCGGTGCCTGCCGCAGGACCGTCACGGCCGGCACGTACTACTGGGTGGAGACCAAAGCGCCCGACGGGTACGACCTGCCGGACCCGGCCGCCTTCGGGCCCCTCACCCTCACCGAGTCCGACGTCGCGCTCGGGGCCTCCGTCGAGGCACTGAACCGCAAGGAGCGGCAGCCCGACGTCCACGGCTCCCTCACGGTCGTCAAGAAGGACAAGAAGACGGGCAGGCCGCTGCCGGGCGCCGTCTTCCAGCTCTGGCGCGAGAGCAACGGGACGCCCGGTCTCCAGACGTCGGGCGCGCGCCGGGACACCCTCGCCGACCGGGGCTGCGCCACGGACGGCCGCGGGCGGTGCGCGTTCCAGGGCCTCACGCCCGGCTCGTACTACCTCAGGGAGACCGCCGTTCCCGACGGCTACGTCATGCCCGCGAAGAAGGTCAGCGGCCCGCACAAGGTGACCAAGCCCGCCAAGGACGTCACGGTGACGCTCACCAACCAGCGAGGCGGAGGCAAGAAGGGCAAGTGA
- a CDS encoding phosphodiester glycosidase family protein → MLAGAALTGAAPAGAASGGVAHASGPVAPGVEYRYFDVAGSHGAARVHVLDVDLRDPRTSVGLLYPGKVAARAPVSALADGAGAVGGINGDFFNISETQHPGVEATGAPVGPAIAAGHALKGAVPNGQRFGPAMPPGVTTEAVLGVGYDRRARLDSLALDGHLRTRDARLPLGGLNQYALPVGSVGAFTSDWGSVSRVRATCGTDTSRGAPCSTDTHEVTVRGGRVVASADTPGTGPIARGTTVLVGREAGAQELRKLSAGDWVHVKHRLVAAESRMPLRFALGGYPVLRGGEPLPGLDGTASAVRTAAGIADGGRRLLLLSLDGSPEFRTGLTIAEMARTLQELGARDGFSLDGGGSSTLVSATSTLVARLPGAEAVTVRNNPSGGIERPVPNGIGVFSRT, encoded by the coding sequence ATGCTGGCCGGTGCCGCTCTCACGGGAGCGGCGCCGGCCGGTGCCGCTTCGGGGGGTGTCGCGCACGCGTCCGGCCCGGTGGCGCCGGGGGTGGAGTATCGATACTTCGACGTGGCGGGATCCCACGGGGCCGCCCGCGTGCACGTGCTCGACGTGGATCTGCGCGACCCGCGCACCAGTGTCGGCCTGCTGTATCCGGGCAAGGTCGCCGCGCGTGCGCCCGTCTCCGCGCTCGCGGACGGCGCCGGTGCCGTCGGCGGCATCAACGGCGACTTCTTCAACATCTCCGAGACGCAGCACCCCGGCGTCGAGGCGACCGGCGCACCCGTCGGTCCTGCGATCGCGGCTGGCCACGCGCTCAAGGGCGCCGTGCCGAACGGGCAGCGCTTCGGGCCCGCGATGCCGCCGGGCGTGACCACCGAGGCCGTCCTCGGCGTCGGGTACGACCGCAGGGCCCGCCTGGACAGCCTCGCCCTCGACGGGCACCTCCGCACCCGGGACGCCCGCCTTCCGCTGGGCGGCCTCAACCAGTACGCGCTGCCGGTGGGTTCCGTGGGCGCGTTCACCAGCGACTGGGGCTCCGTGTCGCGGGTGCGCGCGACCTGCGGCACCGACACGAGCCGCGGCGCGCCGTGCAGCACGGACACCCACGAGGTGACGGTCCGCGGCGGACGCGTGGTGGCCTCGGCCGACACGCCGGGCACCGGTCCGATCGCCCGCGGCACCACGGTCCTGGTGGGCCGCGAGGCGGGCGCGCAGGAGCTGCGGAAGCTGTCGGCGGGCGACTGGGTGCACGTCAAGCACCGCCTGGTCGCGGCCGAGTCCCGCATGCCTCTGCGCTTCGCCCTCGGCGGCTACCCGGTGCTCCGTGGTGGCGAGCCGCTGCCCGGCCTCGACGGGACCGCGTCGGCGGTGCGGACGGCCGCGGGGATCGCCGACGGCGGCCGTCGCCTGCTGCTCCTTTCCCTCGACGGGTCCCCCGAGTTCCGTACGGGCCTGACGATCGCCGAGATGGCGCGGACCCTTCAGGAGCTGGGCGCGCGGGACGGCTTCAGCCTGGACGGCGGCGGCTCCTCCACCCTGGTCTCCGCGACGTCCACGCTGGTGGCGCGGCTCCCGGGCGCCGAAGCCGTCACGGTCCGCAACAACCCCAGCGGGGGCATCGAGCGTCCGGTACCGAACGGCATCGGCGTGTTCTCCCGCACCTGA